From a single Clostridium isatidis genomic region:
- a CDS encoding MBOAT family O-acyltransferase, translated as MPVGISFFTFQAISYLIDVYRGDVEADKNFISFSTYLCLFPQLIAGPIVRYKTIHKELFNRKHSFELFALGVRRFVIGLSKKVLLANILGKFSNDLLNLNEMSSLSYWAIALAFSLQIYFDFSGYSDMAIGLGLIFGFKFLENFNYPFIASSITDFWRRWHISLSTLFRDYLYIPLGGNRVSKLKWIRNIFIVWLLTGFWHGASWNFILWGLYFAVILLVEKLLIGNFLKKHKIFSHIYTILLVLISFVIFNGHNLKEVFFPLKQMFIPSNIKLINKETIYYINSYGRILLTAIISSTPIAKTRINKLRNKKSLDIIINFLEPLFLILTLLLNTAFLIDDSFNPFLYFRF; from the coding sequence ATGCCAGTAGGTATAAGTTTTTTTACTTTTCAAGCTATTAGTTACCTTATTGATGTCTATAGAGGTGATGTTGAGGCTGATAAAAATTTTATATCCTTTTCTACATACCTCTGCTTATTTCCACAGCTTATAGCTGGTCCAATTGTTAGATATAAAACTATTCATAAGGAACTATTTAATAGAAAACATTCTTTTGAACTATTTGCATTAGGAGTTAGAAGGTTTGTCATAGGCTTATCCAAAAAAGTTTTATTAGCAAATATTCTTGGAAAATTTTCTAACGATCTATTAAATCTAAATGAAATGAGCTCCTTATCCTATTGGGCTATCGCCCTGGCTTTTAGCTTGCAAATCTATTTTGATTTTTCTGGTTATAGCGACATGGCTATTGGTTTGGGTTTAATATTCGGCTTTAAATTTCTTGAAAATTTTAATTACCCCTTTATTGCATCCTCTATAACAGACTTTTGGAGACGCTGGCACATTTCCCTTTCTACTTTATTTAGGGATTATTTATATATTCCTTTGGGAGGTAACAGAGTTTCAAAACTAAAATGGATAAGAAATATATTCATAGTTTGGCTTCTTACAGGCTTCTGGCATGGTGCAAGCTGGAATTTTATATTATGGGGATTATATTTCGCAGTTATATTATTAGTTGAAAAACTACTAATAGGTAATTTTCTTAAAAAACATAAAATATTTTCACATATATATACAATTTTATTAGTACTAATAAGCTTTGTAATTTTCAACGGACATAACCTTAAAGAAGTATTTTTTCCCTTAAAACAAATGTTTATACCATCCAATATAAAACTAATTAATAAAGAGACTATTTATTACATTAATAGCTATGGAAGAATATTATTAACGGCAATAATATCTTCAACTCCTATAGCTAAAACTCGGATAAATAAATTAAGAAATAAAAAGTCTCTAGATATTATAATTAATTTTCTAGAACCATTATTTCTTATACTTACTTTGCTTCTAAATACAGCTTTTTTAATCGATGATTCTTTTAATCCTTTTCTATATTTTAGATTTTAA
- a CDS encoding DHHW family protein, translating to MKNKFITFSFIIILSFFLITNIISKDKEISFLERRTLSRFPYITINSILKGDVFEKLENYSLDQFPLRDSFRKLKVFTEFEILKKSDSNNIFIENEKIFKINYPLNKKSLEDFVNKLNSLYEKYLKEMNVYYSIIPDKNYYLLTDDYLTLDYDYLFDYIKSNLNNMEYIDISNYLNIDSYYNTDIHWRQDKLIPIIEVLSKNMNFKINNMNYTKNNYYPFYGSYYGYAPINIKADTLTYLNNSTINAAIVKNYDNSISSIYNLDKLGSIDSYDVFLSGATPFIEITNTNYKSGKELIIFRDSFGSSLAPLLIDGYSKITLIDLRYISPSLLDTIIKFNNQDILILYNTLIINNSSIIKN from the coding sequence ATGAAAAATAAATTTATTACATTTTCTTTTATAATAATATTAAGCTTTTTCTTAATTACTAATATTATTTCTAAAGATAAAGAAATTTCCTTTTTAGAAAGAAGAACACTTTCAAGATTTCCTTATATAACTATAAACAGCATACTTAAAGGAGATGTATTTGAAAAATTAGAAAACTACTCTTTAGATCAATTTCCTCTTAGGGACTCCTTCAGAAAATTAAAAGTCTTCACTGAATTTGAAATTTTAAAAAAATCCGATAGTAATAATATTTTTATAGAAAACGAAAAGATTTTTAAAATTAATTATCCCTTAAACAAAAAAAGCCTAGAAGATTTTGTAAATAAGCTGAATTCTCTTTATGAGAAATATCTTAAAGAAATGAATGTTTATTACAGTATAATTCCTGACAAGAATTATTATCTATTAACAGATGACTATTTAACTCTAGATTATGACTATCTATTTGATTATATAAAATCTAACTTAAATAACATGGAATATATTGATATTAGTAATTACTTAAATATTGATTCTTACTATAATACAGATATTCACTGGAGACAGGATAAACTTATTCCTATAATAGAAGTGTTATCAAAGAATATGAATTTTAAAATTAATAATATGAATTATACTAAAAATAATTATTATCCCTTCTACGGATCATATTATGGTTATGCTCCAATAAATATAAAAGCTGATACATTAACTTATTTAAATAATTCAACAATAAATGCAGCAATAGTTAAAAATTATGATAACTCCATTAGTTCAATTTATAACCTTGATAAACTTGGTTCTATTGATTCCTACGATGTTTTTTTATCCGGTGCTACACCCTTTATTGAAATTACAAATACTAATTATAAAAGTGGTAAGGAACTTATAATATTCAGAGATTCTTTTGGGAGTTCTCTTGCTCCCCTATTAATTGATGGATATTCTAAGATAACTTTAATTGATTTAAGATATATTAGTCCTTCTTTGTTAGATACTATAATTAAATTTAATAATCAAGATATACTTATTTTATATAATACACTTATTATTAATAATAGTTCTATAATTAAAAACTAA
- a CDS encoding XTP/dITP diphosphatase yields MKKLVLASNNSGKIKEMKELLRELSIEVLSLKDMGIDINVVEDGTTFEENSRKKAEEIYDELIKNNESNFIVMADDSGLEVDYLNGEPGVYSARYAGEDSNDKKNNEKLINNLKGVPLEERRARFVCHISLVYGNKEYIGVNGIVEGYILEEARGEGGFGYDPLFFYKPYNKTFSEMTMEEKNKISHRGIALRKVIQTIKGLL; encoded by the coding sequence ATGAAAAAGTTAGTTTTAGCAAGTAATAATTCTGGAAAGATAAAAGAAATGAAAGAGTTACTAAGAGAACTTAGTATAGAAGTGTTGTCATTAAAAGATATGGGAATAGATATTAACGTAGTTGAGGATGGAACTACATTTGAAGAAAACTCAAGAAAAAAAGCTGAGGAAATATATGATGAATTAATAAAAAATAATGAAAGTAATTTTATTGTAATGGCAGATGACTCAGGATTAGAAGTTGATTATCTAAATGGAGAACCAGGAGTTTATTCAGCAAGATATGCTGGAGAAGATAGCAATGATAAAAAGAATAATGAAAAACTGATAAATAATCTTAAAGGTGTACCTCTTGAAGAAAGAAGAGCAAGATTTGTATGTCATATATCCTTAGTGTATGGCAATAAAGAATACATAGGAGTAAACGGAATAGTAGAAGGATATATATTAGAAGAGGCTAGAGGAGAAGGGGGATTTGGCTATGATCCGTTATTTTTCTATAAACCTTATAATAAGACTTTTTCAGAAATGACAATGGAAGAGAAAAATAAAATTTCTCATAGAGGAATAGCTTTAAGGAAAGTTATACAAACTATAAAGGGGCTTTTGTAG
- a CDS encoding DUF4358 domain-containing protein, whose protein sequence is MTKIKSIITVLLLTLSLAFAGCTAEKAASSNNTINESLKNIMTKLYDDLNQDLGELATTELTKDNLSYYLGINELDFEEGLASEPTMWPSAHSVVLVRVKDSVDIEKVKNDIKENVDSFKWICVGVEKDNIVVENIDNLILLAMDNNYSEDLKNIFLSLK, encoded by the coding sequence GTGACAAAAATAAAATCTATTATAACAGTATTGTTATTAACTTTATCTCTTGCCTTTGCTGGATGTACTGCAGAAAAAGCTGCTAGTTCTAACAATACAATTAATGAAAGCTTAAAAAATATAATGACAAAACTTTATGATGATTTAAATCAAGATCTTGGAGAGCTTGCTACAACGGAATTAACAAAAGATAATTTATCTTATTATTTAGGTATTAATGAACTTGACTTTGAAGAAGGCCTTGCTTCTGAACCAACGATGTGGCCTTCTGCCCATTCTGTTGTGCTAGTAAGAGTTAAAGATTCTGTAGATATAGAAAAAGTAAAAAATGATATAAAAGAAAATGTAGATTCATTTAAATGGATTTGTGTTGGAGTAGAAAAAGACAATATAGTTGTTGAAAATATAGATAATTTAATATTACTAGCTATGGACAATAACTATTCAGAAGACCTAAAAAATATATTCCTAAGTTTAAAATAG
- a CDS encoding metallophosphoesterase, whose product MKILVMSDSHYDVQSVKLVEKYLKDTDIIIHCGDGAPDTELLMNYFKGEVYAVRGNCDFSKKYPKEMIIDVLGVKIFITHGDLYNVKYEYNTIFFKAKELGADIVTFGHSHRAIIEEYNGITIMNPGSVSLPYDRNNKTIAFIEIKNNKKYDIYLQKI is encoded by the coding sequence ATGAAAATACTAGTTATGAGTGATTCTCATTATGATGTTCAGTCTGTAAAGTTAGTAGAAAAATATTTAAAGGATACAGATATAATAATACATTGTGGTGATGGTGCTCCTGATACCGAATTATTAATGAATTACTTTAAAGGCGAAGTATATGCTGTAAGAGGAAATTGTGATTTTTCAAAAAAATATCCAAAAGAAATGATTATAGACGTATTAGGTGTGAAGATATTTATTACTCATGGAGATTTATATAATGTAAAATATGAATATAACACAATATTTTTTAAAGCTAAGGAACTAGGAGCAGATATTGTAACTTTTGGTCATTCTCATAGAGCCATAATAGAAGAGTATAATGGTATCACAATAATGAATCCAGGAAGTGTATCCTTACCATATGATAGAAACAATAAAACAATAGCTTTTATAGAAATAAAAAATAATAAAAAGTACGACATATATTTACAAAAAATTTAG
- the rph gene encoding ribonuclease PH — translation MRIDGRKNDQVRAAKITRNYTKYAEGSVLIEVGDTKVICTASIEDKVPSFLKGKGEGWITAEYNMLPRATATRKIRDIAKLKVDGRTMEIQRLIGRALRSVMDLKALGEKTIWIDCDVIQADGGTRTASITGAFVALVDAINKLHKEKAFDIYPIRNFVTAISVGIVNEEKILDLCYEEDSNAKVDMNIVSTDEGEFIEIQGTGEEAPFNRNDLNELLDLAQKGIKQMVQIQKDALKMDSLWIGTGGRD, via the coding sequence ATGAGAATAGATGGAAGAAAAAATGATCAAGTTAGGGCTGCTAAAATAACAAGAAATTATACAAAGTATGCAGAAGGTTCTGTATTAATAGAAGTAGGAGATACAAAAGTAATATGTACAGCTTCTATAGAAGATAAGGTTCCATCTTTTTTGAAAGGCAAGGGGGAAGGCTGGATAACGGCAGAGTATAATATGCTTCCAAGAGCAACGGCTACAAGAAAGATTAGAGATATAGCTAAGTTAAAAGTAGATGGCAGAACTATGGAAATACAAAGGTTAATAGGAAGAGCTTTAAGATCAGTTATGGATTTAAAGGCTCTTGGTGAAAAAACTATATGGATTGACTGTGATGTTATTCAAGCAGATGGTGGAACAAGAACTGCATCAATAACTGGTGCTTTTGTAGCTTTAGTAGATGCTATAAATAAATTGCATAAAGAGAAAGCTTTTGATATATATCCAATTAGAAATTTTGTTACAGCCATAAGTGTAGGTATAGTAAATGAAGAAAAAATTTTAGACTTATGTTATGAAGAAGATTCTAATGCTAAGGTTGATATGAATATAGTATCAACAGATGAAGGTGAATTTATAGAAATTCAAGGAACTGGAGAAGAGGCACCATTTAACAGAAATGATTTAAATGAGCTTCTTGATTTAGCTCAAAAGGGAATTAAGCAAATGGTACAAATACAAAAAGACGCTTTAAAGATGGATTCTCTTTGGATTGGTACAGGAGGAAGAGATTAA